A DNA window from Fragaria vesca subsp. vesca linkage group LG3, FraVesHawaii_1.0, whole genome shotgun sequence contains the following coding sequences:
- the LOC101311739 gene encoding BAG family molecular chaperone regulator 4-like, whose protein sequence is MRKRSKCRVEKDGYKRQIDWELRPGGMLVQKRDIADASSGPMIKIKVSHDSYYHDVTVHSRSTFGDLKRVLANETGLEPKAQRLLYRGKEKDDVECLHIAGVKDMSKIMLLEDPASKEKKLEEMNKNQGILKAYEEVAKVRAQVDKLSQKIVDMETTLCNGTKVADKEIVVLTELLMAELLKLDSIEADGEAKVQRRVEVRRVQSLVDTLDNLKARNSNPFSKSSNAVSVTTKWQSFELGVGSLHAPTSMKSSTKITQDWELFD, encoded by the exons ATGAGAAAAAGATCAAAATGTCGTGTGGAAAAAGATGGGTATAAGAGGCAGATAGATTGGGAGCTCAGACCCGGTGGCATGCTTGTCCAAAAACGAGACATTGCCGATGCCTCTTCTGGGCCTATGATCAAGATCAAGGTTTCCCATGATTCTTATTACCACGATGTCACTGTACATTCTCGATCAACTTTTG GCGATCTGAAGAGAGTTCTTGCAAATGAGACTGGCTTAGAGCCAAAGGCGCAAAGATTGTTGTATAGAGGAAAAGAGAAGGATGATGTTGAATGTTTGCACATCGCAGGTGTAAAAGATATGTCTAAGATTATGTTATTGGAAGACCCAGCTAGCAAAGAGAAGAAACTTGAGGAAATGAACAAAAATCAAGGTATACTGAAAGCCTATGAAGAGGTTGCCAAGGTTAGAGCACAAGTTGACAAGCTCTCTCAAAAG ATTGTGGATATGGAGACAACACTCTGCAATGGTACCAAGGTCGCAGATAAGGAGATTGTGGTTTTAACAGAGTTGCTCATGGCGGAGTTGCTCAAATTGGATTCCATTGAAGCAGACGGAGAAGCAAAAGTACAGAGGCGGGTAGAG GTTCGTCGTGTACAGAGTTTAGTTGACACACTCGACAATCTAAAAGCAAGAAACTCTAATCCGTTCAGCAAGAGTAGCAACGCTGTCTCGGTGACTACAAAATGGCAGAGTTTTGAATTGGGGGTTGGAAGCCTGCATGCTCCAACCTCAATGAAATCTTCTACCAAGATAACTCAAGATTGGGAATTGTTTGACTAA